A region of uncultured Desulfobacter sp. DNA encodes the following proteins:
- a CDS encoding methyltransferase, whose product MKKSSKNRLTLHQQALFPGDTLFDKIARAVCRSGTLPRKELYEAWAVAKRVRRLFRGGRIVDLACGHGLVSYILLLLDDTSPGAVAVDTHIPKNAETLSRALIRTWPRLKDRVLFRQMPLEQMEISSQDIVVSVHACGALTDTVIKKALSARAKLAVLPCCHDLTTCDTGGLEGWMDGPLAIDAVRAIRLTCQGYTVMTKKIPGEITPKNRLLMAYPNES is encoded by the coding sequence ATGAAAAAATCTTCCAAGAACAGGCTCACTTTACATCAGCAGGCGTTGTTTCCCGGCGATACCCTGTTCGATAAAATTGCCAGGGCTGTATGCCGGTCCGGGACCCTGCCAAGAAAAGAACTTTACGAAGCATGGGCGGTGGCAAAGCGGGTCAGAAGGCTGTTCCGTGGGGGCAGAATCGTTGATCTCGCCTGCGGCCATGGCCTGGTTTCATATATCCTGTTGCTTTTAGATGATACCTCGCCCGGGGCTGTTGCCGTTGATACCCATATTCCCAAAAATGCAGAAACGCTTTCCCGGGCGTTGATCAGGACATGGCCCCGGTTAAAAGATAGGGTTCTTTTCAGGCAGATGCCCCTTGAGCAGATGGAAATATCTTCCCAGGATATTGTCGTATCCGTTCACGCCTGTGGGGCCCTTACGGATACGGTCATCAAAAAAGCCCTGTCCGCAAGGGCAAAACTTGCTGTTCTTCCCTGCTGCCATGATCTTACCACCTGTGACACCGGCGGCCTCGAAGGTTGGATGGACGGCCCATTAGCCATCGATGCCGTACGTGCCATCCGGCTGACCTGTCAGGGGTATACCGTGATGACCAAAAAAATTCCCGGGGAGATCACCCCCAAAAATCGTCTTCTCATGGCATACCCCAATGAGTCTTAG
- a CDS encoding aconitate hydratase has product MSALSLTHKILKDHLVEPAALPAPGELIKIKIDEAFTQDATGTMCMLQLEAMGVDKVKPLSVNFVDHSMLQSGFRNPDDHQYLRTVAAKLGIIFSPPGTGICHFTNMENFVKPGMTGVGADSHTVNAGGCSAIFMGAGGYDVALAMATGMYTMPMPKVTKVYLTGQLAKNCMAMDVILKMLEIVSVKGGKGIIFEYCGPGVATLSLTERATITNMGAEMGATTSIFPSDKNTKAFLESRGRGGDYTEMSADEGASYDAEININLSEIEPLIAIYPSPGNVEKVKDHAGTKIHQVCIGSCTNSSFENIATFAETLKGKRVKVDTMLYPGSRSVAMQLADAGYIKMMFNSGVRIMENGCGACIGQGGSPPSEGITLRTFNRNFPKRSGTDDALCHLISPLVAAASALTGVITVPEAKDIAINVIPPVIDTDSFIMPDKADKAEGIVRGPNIMALPEFSPLPDVVKGEVLLKLGDNISTDDIQPAGVYLPLRSNVKEYAMQATYRLVDGTFAERAVAHRDAGGEGIIVGAENYGQGSSREHAALCPRWLGIRAVIVKSFARIHVANLVNFGIVPMTFKNPADYDKITQGDTVSFDATDLAGDLFLEVNGEKLPLERAFDTDMIDTLKLGGALSLFKKTYKG; this is encoded by the coding sequence ATGAGCGCTTTAAGTTTGACACATAAGATCCTCAAGGATCACCTGGTTGAGCCTGCTGCATTGCCGGCACCCGGGGAATTGATCAAAATTAAGATCGATGAGGCTTTCACCCAGGACGCCACCGGCACCATGTGCATGCTTCAACTGGAAGCCATGGGCGTAGACAAGGTAAAGCCCCTTTCTGTGAACTTTGTTGATCACAGTATGCTTCAATCCGGTTTCAGAAACCCGGATGACCATCAGTACCTGAGAACTGTTGCCGCTAAACTGGGCATCATCTTTTCTCCTCCGGGAACCGGTATCTGCCATTTCACCAACATGGAAAACTTTGTTAAACCTGGTATGACAGGTGTTGGCGCTGACAGCCATACCGTTAATGCCGGTGGTTGTAGTGCGATCTTCATGGGTGCAGGCGGATATGACGTTGCTCTGGCAATGGCTACCGGTATGTACACCATGCCCATGCCCAAGGTGACCAAAGTTTACCTGACCGGCCAGCTGGCCAAAAACTGCATGGCCATGGACGTTATTTTGAAGATGCTTGAAATTGTCTCCGTAAAAGGCGGCAAGGGCATTATCTTTGAATATTGTGGCCCCGGCGTTGCTACCCTGTCCCTGACAGAACGTGCCACCATCACCAACATGGGTGCTGAAATGGGTGCCACCACCTCTATCTTCCCCAGTGATAAAAACACCAAAGCATTCTTGGAAAGCCGTGGCCGCGGTGGTGACTACACCGAAATGTCCGCTGACGAAGGCGCGTCCTATGATGCGGAAATTAATATTAACCTGTCTGAAATCGAACCGCTGATCGCCATTTATCCCTCTCCGGGTAATGTTGAAAAAGTTAAAGATCATGCCGGAACTAAAATTCATCAGGTGTGCATCGGTTCCTGTACCAACAGCTCCTTCGAGAACATCGCTACTTTCGCCGAAACCCTTAAAGGCAAACGCGTTAAAGTTGACACCATGCTCTATCCGGGTTCCAGATCCGTTGCCATGCAGCTGGCTGATGCCGGTTACATCAAAATGATGTTCAACTCCGGCGTCAGAATCATGGAAAACGGCTGTGGCGCCTGTATCGGCCAGGGCGGTTCCCCCCCAAGCGAAGGCATCACTCTGAGAACCTTCAACCGTAACTTCCCGAAACGTTCTGGTACAGACGATGCCCTATGTCATCTGATCAGCCCGCTTGTTGCGGCTGCCAGTGCTCTGACAGGTGTTATCACCGTTCCTGAAGCAAAAGACATCGCTATCAACGTTATTCCGCCGGTAATAGACACCGATTCCTTCATCATGCCGGATAAAGCCGACAAGGCCGAAGGCATTGTTCGCGGTCCCAACATCATGGCTCTGCCTGAGTTCTCTCCGCTGCCTGACGTTGTAAAAGGCGAAGTTCTGCTGAAACTTGGCGACAACATCAGTACTGACGACATCCAGCCTGCCGGTGTATACCTGCCCCTGCGCTCCAATGTTAAAGAATATGCAATGCAGGCTACTTACAGACTGGTTGACGGCACCTTCGCAGAACGCGCTGTGGCTCATAGAGACGCAGGCGGAGAAGGCATCATTGTCGGTGCTGAAAACTACGGTCAGGGAAGTTCCCGTGAGCATGCCGCACTTTGCCCAAGATGGCTTGGTATCCGCGCGGTTATCGTTAAATCTTTTGCCCGTATCCATGTGGCCAACCTGGTTAACTTCGGTATCGTTCCCATGACCTTCAAAAACCCCGCTGACTACGACAAGATCACCCAGGGCGACACTGTTTCCTTTGACGCCACCGATCTGGCCGGCGATCTGTTCCTTGAAGTAAACGGCGAAAAACTTCCGCTGGAGCGTGCTTTTGACACAGACATGATCGACACCCTGAAACTGGGCGGCGCTCTTTCTTTGTTCAAAAAAACCTACAAGGGATAA